The following are encoded together in the Drosophila biarmipes strain raj3 chromosome 3L, RU_DBia_V1.1, whole genome shotgun sequence genome:
- the LOC108028607 gene encoding cell division cycle protein 27 homolog has translation MMIQEPVQAAIWHCLNYYDFKDAVFLAERLCSEVESDETIFLLATSYFRSNQVHQAYWLLKEKTRRSPQCRFLQAKCAYELKKYAEAESALISTGFADAKNCDELQRDFGDLACFAYQLMAQICVRTERNKLAISALRRALKLNPFMWHAFADLCLLGQDTDAAAIFQIHSTDVFNTCQGSSANANAMVLFGAEQQSQQQQERQSLITNLSNISNYILTTPVDQQQQNQQQAQQVNQNQNHNSNMVTPINNNNNNNNLNSSISMLRGGLVQNSSMLAMLEDTPMGYTQDSAGQHQQHQQLYDMSSGTPFRKQFKYLSAISPPTPSFGIMPLTSPCTGNDGSFIGNHTPVMNNYSPMPQMLVEVNQEPKMMGKKLKTHVGGLINRKEGSLNKPAVFTQAGNITPRTPNNNNVGNNGNINVPPNPNAAVRRSSRLFSSSYSVKENNKSPNIANKFVQPRSPPRKTKSRMTKICLNNELIEEKSHHLLEKRKEKVETITSSGANNNSGGRSAAEEAKVLLNNSLNNAQTMAHQLMGLKKQSADGLMALLRDLAEAYQLLSNFQCKAAVKQLETTIPKHQLKSSWVQSLIGLARYEMREYEAAVAIFEGIHKAEPCRLDYMEIYSSSLWHLQREVELSALAQDLINQDKTSPVTWCVSGNCFSLQKEHETAIKFFKRAVQVDPDFVYSYTLLGHELVLTEEFDKAMDYFRAAVVRDPRHYNAWFGIGTIYSKQEKYELAEIHYVKALKINPQNSVILVHIGAMQFYMKKKDLSLQTLNTAATLDPKNPLTRFHRGSIYFSLGKYQEALRELEELKEVVPKESVVFYLIGKIHKTLGNMDLALMHFSWATDLDPKGANNQIKDAFDSMAHPSCCPANATALDVDLEPTSERSDDSTQAQQDGSYDSDY, from the exons ATGATGATTCAAGAGCCCGTGCAG GCCGCCATATGGCACTGCCTCAATTACTACGACTTCAAGGATGCTGTTTTCCTAGCGGAGCGCCTGTGCTCGGAAG TGGAGAGCGACGAGACTATATTCCTGCTGGCCACCAGCTACTTCCGCTCCAATCAGGTGCACCAGGCCTACTGGCTGCTCAAGGAGAAGACGCGGCGCTCGCCGCAGTGTCGCTTTCTGCAGGCCAAGTGCGCCTACGAGCTGAAGAAGTACGCTGAGGCGGAGAGCGCCCTGATCTCGACCGGATTCGCGGACGCGAAGAACTGCGATGAGCTGCAGCGAGACTTTGGGGATCTGGCCTGCTTCGCCTACCAGCTGATGGCCCAGATCTGCGTGCGGACCGAGCGCAATAAGCTGGCCATCAGTGCCCTGCGGCGGGCCCTTAAGCTGAACCCCTTCATGTGGCACGCCTTCGCGGATCTGTGCCTGCTGGGCCAGGACACAGATGCGGCGGCCATATTCCAGATCCACAGCACAGATGTGTTCAACACCTGCCAGGGCAGCAGCGCCAACGCCAATGCCATGGTGCTCTTCGGCGCCGAGCAGcagagccagcagcagcaggagcgccAGTCCCTGATTACCAACCTAAGCAATATCTCCAACTACATCCTGACCACGCCCGTGgatcagcagcaacagaaccagcagcaggcgcagcagGTCAACCAGAATCAGaaccacaacagcaacatggTGACGcccatcaacaacaacaataataacaacaatctCAACAGCTCGATCAGCATGCTGCGCGGCGGCCTGGTGCAGAACTCCAGCATGCTGGCGATGCTGGAGGACACGCCCATGGGCTATACGCAGGACTCGGCCGGccagcatcagcagcaccagcagctgtACGACATGAGCAGCGGCACACCCTTTCGCAAGCAGTTCAAATACCTTTCGGCCATCTCACCGCCAACTCCCAGCTTCGGCATCATGCCGCTGACTAGTCCCTGCACCGGCAACGATGGCTCCTTCATCGGCAACCACACGCCCGTGATGAACAACTACTCGCCAATGCCGCAGATGCTGGTCGAGGTCAACCAGGAGCCCAAGATGATGGGCAAGAAGCTGAAGACCCACGTCGGAGGGCTCATCAATCGCAAGGAGGGCAGCCTTAACAAACCCGCCGTCTTTACCCAAGCCGGAAACATAACGCCCCGCACACCAAACAACAATAATGTGGGCAACAACGGCAACATCAATGTGCCGCCCAACCCAAATGCTGCAGTGCGTCGCAGCTCGCGGCTGTTTAGCAGCTCCTATTCGGTGAAGGAGAACAATAAATCGCCCAACATCGCCAATAAGTTCGTGCAGCCTCGCTCGCCGCCGCGGAAAACCAAGTCACGCATGACCAAGATCTGCCTAAATAACGAACTGATCGAGGAGAAGTCCCATCACCTGTTGGAGAAGCGAAAGGAGAAGGTGGAGACCATCACTTCCTCGGGGGCCAATAACAACAGCGGCGGACGCAGTGCCGCTGAGGAGGCCAAGGTCCTGTTAAACAACAGCCTGAACAACGCCCAGACGATGGCCCACCAACTGATGGGCCTCAAGAAGCAGTCGGCCGATGGACTGATGGCCCTGCTGCGGGATTTAGCCGAAGCCTATCAGCTGCTGTCCAACTTCCAGTGCAAGGCGGCCGTTAAACAGCTGGAGACGACGATACCAAAGCACCAACTGAAGTCCAGCTGGGTGCAGTCGCTGATCGGACTGGCCAGGTACGAGATGCGCGAGTACGAGGCGGCGGTGGCGATCTTCGAGGGCATTCACAAGGCGGAGCCCTGTCGCCTGGACTACATGGAGATCTACTCCTCCTCTCTGTGGCACCTGCAGCGGGAAGTGGAGCTGTCTGCATTGGCCCAGGATCTGATCAACCAGGACAAGACCAGCCCGGTGACCTGGTGTGTGTCCGGGAACTGCTTCTCCCTGCAAAAGGAGCACGAGACAGCCATCAAGTTCTTCAAACGGGCTGTCCAGGTGGATCCCGACTTTGTCTACAGCTACACACTGCTGGGCCACGAGCTCGTGCTCACCGAGGAGTTTGACAAGGCAATGGACTACTTCCGCGCCGCCGTGGTCAGAGATCCGCGGCATTACAACGCCTGGTTCGGTATCGGCACCATCTACTCGAAGCAGGAGAAGTACGAGCTGGCCGAAATCCACTACGTGAAGGCTCTGAAAATCAATCCGCAAAATTCGGTCATCCTGGTGCACATCGGCGCCATGCAGTTCTACATGAAGAAGAAGGATCTTTCGTTGCAAACGCTGAATACAGCCGCCACGCTGGACCCCAAGAATCCGCTGACCCGATTCCACCGCGGCTCCATCTACTTCTCCCTGGGCAAGTACCAGGAGGCGCTGCgcgagctggaggagctgaAGGAGGTGGTGCCCAAGGAGTCGGTAGTGTTCTATTTGATCGGTAAGATCCACAAGACTCTGGGCAACATGGATCTGGCGCTGATGCACTTCAGCTGGGCCACCGACCTGGATCCCAAGGGTGCCAACAATCAAATCAAAGATGCCTTCGACTCCATGGCCCATCCCAGCTGCTGTCCGGCCAACGCTACCGCCCTGGACGTGGATCTGGAGCCCACCTCGGAGCGCTCCGATGACTCCACGCAGGCGCAGCAGGACGGCAGCTACGACAGCGACTACTAG
- the LOC108028725 gene encoding folliculin encodes MNAVIALCHFCEAHGPCAIFCTQTLRDTKLEDLPLEQQQQTQKSCSACNYSMGRNNNAIYSRDTESGATFVSTKVAVLAEVANLVKQAAVLSLSNGTDASKDGEFVFFGDSARGHILSHTFRLSDLQARGYSQLFSIIVLMKDKYFLLNIKPFLAEHLKKVSTELQAAAKKTKETEELTYSERQRRLSGAQFLMHTSRSLLELTGEEHIFAQLHSHFSWLLLAGSRFLTEHVTFGNLPWLPPQSSGRPPAQRLTYNSSTLPMIESIDDPDLEEFFSLRHLKSVVRKEEFATVCYCALTGVKIVVRGDPRKTFRFMVCLKKLLPEPMHNLMRIDAQHQHSISSEYKIISVSNDIAVPMASSSVFRIDFLDKHVNGHEVSVKWPGELPRKLPDLMVKLLKAVEEKNFTELVLNKQTKVLIEEWKNKVTCLNHAKSTSVQGKLKKVLGVQPQDQPVINYWSTHLH; translated from the exons ATGAACGCCGTGATAGCGCTGTGCCACTTCTGCGAGGCGCACGGGCCCTGCGCCATCTTCTGCACCCAGACGCTGCGGGACACGAAGCTGGAGGACCTGCccctggagcagcagcagcagacccAGAAGTCCTGCTCCGCCTGCAACTACTCGATGGGCAGGAACAACAATGCCATCTACAGCAGGGACACGGAGAGCGGGGCCACCTTCGTGAGCACCAAGGTGGCCGTCCTGGCGGAGGTGGCCAATCTGGTCAAGCAGGCGGCGGTCCTGAGTCTCAGCAATGGCACGGACGCCAGCAAGGATGGGGAGTTCGTGTTCTTTGGCGACTCGGCCAGGGGCCACATCCTGAGCCACACCTTCAGACTGAGCGACCTGCAGGCCCGCGGCTACTCGCAGCTCTTCTCCATCATAGTGCTGATGAAGGACAAGTACTTCCTGCTTAACATCAAGCCCTTTCTGGCGGAACACTTGAAGAAGGTGTCCACGGAGCTGCAGGCGGCTGCCAAGAAGACCAAGGAGACGGAGGAGTTGACCTACTCGGAGAGACAGAGGCGTCTGTCCGGCGCCCAGTTCCTGATGCACACCTCGCGCTCGCTGTTGGAACTGACGGGCGAGGAGCACATCTTCGCCCAGCTGCACTCGCACTTCTCGTGGCTCCTGTTGGCCGGATCCCGCTTTCTCACCGAGCACGTCACCTTTGGCAATCTGCCGTGGCTGCCGCCACAAAGTAGCGGTCGTCCTCCCGCCCAGCGACTCACCTACAACAGCTCCACCCTGCCCATGATCGAGAGCATCGACGACCCCGATCTGGAGGAGTTCTTCTCGTTGCGACATCTCAAGAGTGTGGTGCGCAAGGAGGAGTTCGCCACGGTGTGTTATTGCGCCCTGACTGGAGTCAAGATTGTGGTTCGTGGGGATCCACGGAAGACCTTCCGGTTCATGGTCTGCCTAAAGAAACTCCTGCCCGAGCCCATGCACAATCTGATGCGGATTGATGCCCAGCATCAGCACTCCATCAGCTCTGAGTACAAGATCATATCAGTGTCTAACGATATAGCTGTTCCCATGGCCAGTAGCTCGGTATTTCGTATCGACTTCCTGGACAAGCACGTCAACGGTCACGAGGTGTCGGTCAAATGGCCAGGAGAGCTGCCCAGAAAAT TGCCAGATCTCATGGTTAAACTTCTGAAGGCGGTGGAGGAGAAGAACTTTACAGAACTGGTGCTAAACAAACAGACCAAGGTGCTCATCGAAGAGTGGAAAAA CAAAGTGACCTGCCTCAACCATGCCAAATCCACCAGCGTCCAGGGCAAACTGAAGAAGGTGCTCGGCGTGCAGCCACAAGATCAACCGGTAATCAATTACTGGAGCACGCACCTCCACTAG
- the LOC108028776 gene encoding nuclear receptor coactivator 5 codes for MSDQGAVGYNITKDPALAKSRIFLGNLPVCTREELVSICQPYGKVLGSMVQKNYGFVQFETEDVANKAASALHRSTFKQNLLTVRNASIKSKAANANAKRNANQGAQVTVQGGLVMSAAAAAAGQPLINDCEIIVKNRENTKYAEYIEERLKNASMRVDVLFPNEDVPLGKVLANISSRGCLYAVVVTPQHEEHNSITVNILYGVAAEHRNMPLEDAITLIATDFRLKKQRDAVAPPMITTMHKGQRRHPDQMQELLERLADNHPLTASQYEVILKYLEGEREEQLKREVGEANALAKLKAPDPEVELQKKIMSIMNKPAVTEITTELMYPTFEAVKEDKRLMELLADERVIAALESVYNSDLKQTIAEFL; via the exons atgTCCGATCAGGGGGCCGTCGGCTACAACATAACCAAGGACCCGGCCTTGGCCAAGAGCCGCATCTTCCTGGGCAACCTGCCGGTCTGTACGCGGGAGGAGCTGGTGAGCATTTGCCAGCCGTACGGCAAAGTCCTCGGCTCGATGGTTCAGAAAAACTACGGATTTGTGCAGTTTGAGACGGAGGATGTGGCCAATAAAGCCGCCTCCGCCCTGCATAGGTCCACTTTCAAGCAGAACTTGCTCACCGTGCGCAACGCCAGCATAAAATCCAAGGCCGCCAATGCGAATGCCAAGAGGAATGCCAACCAGGGAGCCCAGGTCACGGTTCAGGGCGGGCTTGTTATgtcagcggcagcagcggctgcTGGTCAGCCCCTCATCAACGACTGCGAGATTATAGTCAAGAATCGGGAGAATAC CAAATACGCCGAGTACATTGAGGAGCGGCTGAAGAACGCCAGCATGCGGGTGGATGTTCTGTTTCCCAACGAGGACGTCCCGCTGGGCAAGGTCCTGGCCAACATATCTTCGCGTGGCTGCCTGTATGCGGTTGTAGTAACTCCGCAGCACGAGGAGCACAATAGCATCACCGTAAACATTCTCTACGGAGTGGCCGCTGAGCATCGCAACATGCCACTGGAGGACGCAATCACTCTGATTGCCACCGACTTCAGACTGAAAAAGCAGCGTGATGCTGTCGCCCCACCCATGATAACCACGATGCACAAAGGACAGAGACGACATCCAGATCAAATGCAGGAACTGCTCGAGAGACTGGCGGACAATCATCCGCTGACCGCCTCGCAGTACGAGGTTATCCTCAAGTATCTCGAGGGCGAACGCGAGGAGCAACTGAAGCGCGAGGTGGGCGAGGCAAATGCCCTGGCCAAACTAAAAGCTCCCGACCCAGAGGTCGAGCTGCAGAAGAAGATCATGAGCATTATGAACAAGCCGGCGGTAACCGAAATCACAACCGAGCTCATGTATCCCACTTTCGAGGCGGTCAAGGAGGACAAAAGGCTGATGGAGCTGCTGGCCGACGAGCGCGTCATTGCGGCCCTGGAGAGCGTTTATAACTCGGATCTCAAACAGACTATAGCCGAGTTCTTATAG
- the LOC108028777 gene encoding 39S ribosomal protein L50, mitochondrial, with protein sequence MATLRKTPILVGSLQRSFASAAQAAKAKPTKTGSISAVGESIAAKGFLRPHKPYSPPKDAAERIRTVAASLQLKSDQLGSLSEKFEFLNACFQELQHGVPNSQVHELLTISDVIAFYQTPVDTTVPLDALKRVELPENLHIQYEYVRFNPETDTKFNGQTAFPKSSTLVTGLKYRGKYQGHEAKRSWP encoded by the exons ATGGCTACTTTACGTAAAACCCCAATT cttGTGGGAAGCCTGCAGAGAAGTTTTGCCTCGGCCGCCCAGGCTGCAAAGGCGAAGCCCACCAAAACCGGCTCTATATCTGCTGTCGGCGAATCGATTGCTGCCAAGGG TTTCCTGCGTCCCCACAAGCCGTACTCACCACCCAAGGATGCAGCTGAACGTATACGCACCGTGGCCGCCTCACTCCAGTTGAAATCGGATCAGCTGGGCAGTCTCTCTGAGAAGTTCGAGTTCCTAAACGCCTGCTTCCAGGAATTGCAGCACGGCGTGCCTAATTCCCAGGTCCATGAGCTGCTCACCATCAGCGATGTTATCGCCTTCTACCAGACACCTGTGGACACCACTGTCCCCTTGGACGCACTGAAGCGCGTTGAGCTGCCGGAGAATCTGCACATCCAGTACGAGTACGTGCGCTTCAATCCCGAGACAGACACCAAATTCAACGGACAGACCGCCTTCCCCAAGAGCTCCACGCTGGTCACGGGTCTTAAGTACCGTGGCAAGTACCAGGGGCACGAAGCCAAGCGATCCTGGCCTTAG
- the LOC108028608 gene encoding meiotic recombination protein P22, translating to MERIQATPSPASTYCTSQYSPLRRSQRLIDKENRESQKILPTCRSPQLFGNTEDEYSELLLQQEKPPSKVVHLKPVDKVVHLGSSEKVVPPEPSNKVVHLKPSDKIIHLKRQIEINSQAKNKNEVQNAGPTRTSQRKRSYQATPKKRGPKPKQPGQTKPKKRQSQVQDDNLGISPSPSKLPLQYPAHFVHQLPPAEDTANLRSSSAPATHLLRFSPTPEDTPDAATHCGLLSKSPSDFESDISMNISLSDSIGEIFGTKDLSCILEVQRPRQYILLEDHLPSLATMLNVDLDRLRNVLEITQGLTHEQILHLPVKQEVEETEDQLN from the coding sequence ATGGAGAGGATACAAGCGACTCCTAGTCCGGCATCCACCTACTGCACCTCCCAGTACTCGCCGCTGAGAAGATCTCAGCGCCTAATCGACAAGGAAAACCGGGAGTCGCAGAAGATCCTCCCAACTTGCCGATCTCCTCAATTGTTTGGGAACACTGAAGATGAGTATAGTGAACTTTTATTGCAGCAGGAGAAACCTCCGTCGAAAGTTGTCCATTTGAAGCCTGTCGATAAAGTAGTGCACCTAGGATCTTCAGAAAAAGTTGTCCCCCCGGAGCCATCCAATAAAGTGGTCCACCTGAAGCCTTCGGATAAGATTATCCACCTAAAGCGGCAGATTGAGATCAATAGTCAAGCGAAGAATAAGAATGAGGTACAGAATGCTGGTCCTACGAGGACTTCCCAAAGGAAGAGGAGCTATCAGGCCACCCCCAAAAAGCGGGGGCCAAAGCCCAAGCAACCAGGTCAGACGAAGCCTAAAAAACGTCAGTCACAAGTTCAGGACGATAATCTAGGGATCTCACCCTCTCCATCGAAGCTGCCCCTACAATATCCAGCACATTTTGTTCATCAACTGCCGCCCGCAGAGGACACTGCCAATCTTCGTTCTTCATCAGCTCCGGCCACCCATCTCCTTCGCTTTTCGCCAACACCCGAGGACACCCCAGATGCAGCGACTCATTGTGGACTTCTAAGCAAATCGCCATCGGATTTCGAATCTGATATCTCAATGAACATCTCCCTGAGTGACTCCATTGGCGAGATTTTCGGTACCAAGGATTTGAGCTGCATTCTGGAGGTGCAGCGCCCACGTCAATATATTCTGCTGGAGGATCACCTGCCCTCCTTGGCCACCATGCTGAATGTGGACCTAGATCGCCTGCGCAATGTCCTGGAAATAACTCAGGGTTTGACCCACGAGCAGATCCTGCACCTGCCGGTAAAGCAGGAAGTGGAGGAAACAGAGGATCAGTTGAACTAA
- the LOC108028216 gene encoding uncharacterized protein LOC108028216 yields MKWTTGLLLAVALLTLPSPGLASRNLTEFMGHRQKRWLIYQNSGSMKFSIGPSTPIPLGDKVSFRSCVLSFTLQGGSYSLPTSPIWPWDKWEGTFARSLEHMRRNIERHTASGGVRYADDARLLVYTALEEYMGRSNNDRSMGRQCLLRSICENAQIHHHIGVFSEIMDIVLSPGKADLDSSYHEAFAAGKAGANCLGLYRSCPRGSNFLDGLLIEEDD; encoded by the exons ATGAAGTGGACAACGGGTCTGCTCTTGGCGGTGGCTCTGCTCACTCTGCCATCCCCGGGACTCGCCTCTCGGAATCTCACGGAGTTCATGGGACACCGGCAGAAGCGTTGGCTGATCTACCAGAACAGTGGATCCATGAAGTTCAGCATTGGTCCCTCGACCCCTATTCCGCTGGGCGATAAGGTGAGCTTCCGGTCCTGTGTGCTGTCCTTCACGCTCCAAGGTGGCTCCTACTCGCTGCCCACGTCGCCCATCTGGCCCTGGGACAAGTGGGAGGGCACCTTTGCCCGCTCCTTGGAGCACATGAGGCGGAACATCGAGCGGCACACGGCCAGTGGAGGAGTGCGATATGCCGACGATGCCAGGCTCTTGGTCTACACCGCTCTGGAGGAGTACATGGGCAGGAGCAACAACGACCGTTCCATGGGCAGGCAGTGCCTCCTACGGTCCATCTGCGAGAACGCCCAGATACATCATCACATCGGGGTGTTCTCGGAAATTATGGATATCGTACTCAG TCCCGGCAAAGCGGATTTGGACAGCTCCTATCACGAGGCCTTCGCTGCCGGAAAGGCTGGAGCGAATTGTCTGGGCCTCTACCGGTCCTGTCCTCGGGGCTCCAACTTCCTCGACGGGCTTTTGATTGAGGAAGATGATTGA
- the LOC108028229 gene encoding uncharacterized protein LOC108028229: MQLVDWIYLFSGLLPLVRSAYDVVDLSVGQNITEYLLSRQKRYQLIYRNGGTIRLVVGPVMATQLEDPVVWRGLVYYYTLHFGAFTLPSAPLYPWDKWETLYARSLQEKIRSLDESHEDDTRTFAYAALENYMDQVSGSVGRGRQCLLRGICENAQVHHHVGIMAELLNVLLTPGRTRLDISYTEALAAGKAGIDCLSHYSDCPRGESVLDAYAVDAEY; this comes from the exons ATGCAACTGGTGGACTGGATATACTTGTTTTCCGGCTTATTACCTCTGGTTAGAAGTGCCTACGATGTGGTGGACCTTTCAGTTGGCCAAAATATCACGGAATATCTGCTTTCCCGCCAGAAGAGATATCAACTGATCTACAGGAATGGAGGAACCATCCGTTTGGTGGTGGGTCCCGTGATGGCCACCCAACTGGAGGATCCCGTCGTCTGGCGCGGCTTGGTTTACTATTATACTCTGCACTTTGGAGCATTCACACTGCCATCGGCTCCACTTTATCCGTGGGACAAATGGGAGACGCTCTACGCCCGTTCGCTGCAGGAGAAGATCAGGAGCTTGGATGAATCCCACGAAGACGACACTCGCACCTTTGCCTACGCTGCTTTGGAGAACTACATGGACCAGGTCAGTGGATCGGTGGGTCGGGGACGACAGTGCTTGCTGCGCGGGATCTGCGAAAATGCCCAGGTTCATCACCATGTGGGTATCATGGCGGAGCTATTAAACGTTCTTCTCAC acCTGGAAGAACGCGCTTAGATATTTCCTATACGGAAGCCTTGGCCGCTGGAAAAGCCGGAATTGATTGTTTATCGCATTATTCGGATTGTCCAAGAGGTGAAAGTGTCTTGGATGCCTATGCTGTAGATGCGGAATATTAA
- the LOC108028726 gene encoding 60S ribosomal protein L18, whose translation MGIDINHKYDRKVRRTEPKSQDVYLRLLVKLYRFLQRRTNKKFNRIVLKRLFMSKINRPPLSLQRIARFFKAANQPESTIVVVGTVTDDARLLVVPKLSVCALHVTQTARERILKAGGEVLTFDQLALRSPTGKNTLLLQGRRTARTACKHFGKAPGVPHSHTRPYVRSKGRKFERARGRRSSCGYKK comes from the exons ATG GGTATTGATATCAACCACAAGTACGATCGCAAGGTTCGCAGAACCGAGCCCAAATCCCAGGATGTGTACCTGCGCCTGCTGGTCAAG CTGTACCGCTTCCTCCAGCGCCGCACCAACAAGAAGTTCAACCGCATCGTCCTGAAGCGCTTGTTCATGAGCAAGATCAACCGCCCACCGCTATCGCTGCAGCGCATCGCTCGCTTCTTCAAGGCGGCCAATCAGCCTGAGTCGACCATCGTGGTCGTCGGCACCGTCACCGATGATGCCCGCCTGCTGGTGGTGCCCAAGCTCTCCGTGTGCGCCCTGCACGTCACCCAGACCGCTCGGGAGCGTATCCTGAAGGCCGGCGGTGAGGTTCTGACCTTCGACCAACTGGCTCTCCGCTCGCCCACCGGCAAGAACACCCTGCTGCTGCAGGGCAGGCGTACCGCCCGCACCGCCTGCAAGCACTTCGGCAAGGCTCCCGGTGTGCCCCACTCGCACACCCGCCCCTATGTCCGCTCCAAGGGACGCAAGTTCGAGCGCGCTCGTGGTCGCCGCTCCAGCTGTGGCTACAAGAAGTAA